One window from the genome of Salvia miltiorrhiza cultivar Shanhuang (shh) chromosome 7, IMPLAD_Smil_shh, whole genome shotgun sequence encodes:
- the LOC130992643 gene encoding PLASTID TRANSCRIPTIONALLY ACTIVE protein 6, chloroplastic, with product MNAASLFLTPLFPVNSRTARPLSIPKLNIIRSLPMARSLSSRPDFRVRADDGDADGGGPDEYDMDDDEVEEVDNKKDFDVDYDTAAALAVASAGGGAEEEIEMVHSKSFVSIQGWDSEKIVDYRINEDEFHKICLLDCDFFIRKPPDPDNDVYDFREMYVTPPDTDVYAIPKVLAPMPEKYIRCAQSDYGCYNVTEPPIDAPRDPMYKSEREVLKVFLTKHYRNRRYGDPEFMLDFEEIYVIDSKTRSISRATVMVTVPGGKSRDRKKDLLVVRDKGNTFKIISSEERDDPTTVIEKEDWNKTRDEMEKHLRKLRDFSVSNWF from the exons ATGAACGCGGCCTCTCTCTTCCTCACACCCCTCTTTCCTGTGAACTCCCGCACCGCCCGGCCGCTTTCTATCCCAAAGCTCAACATTATCCGCTCACTGCCAATGGCCCGGTCCCTATCTTCCAGACCGGACTTCCGCGTCCGCGCTGACGACGGAGACGCTGACGGCGGAGGTCCGGACGAATACGACATGGACGACGACGAGGTCGAGGAGGTCGACAATAAGAAGGACTTCGACGTCGATTATGACACGGCCGCCGccctcgccgtcgcctccgcCGGTGGCGGCGCAGAGGAGGAAATTGAGATGGTGCACAGCAAGAGCTTCGTGTCAATTCAGGGATGGGACTCGGAGAAAATCGTGGATTATCGGATAAACGAAGATGAGTTCCATAAGATTTGTTTGCTGGATTGCGATTTTTTCATTCGGAAACCGCCTGATCCGGATAATGACGTCTACGACTTCCGCGAG ATGTATGTCACACCTCCAGACACTGATGTGTATGCGATTCCAAAGGTTCTTGCACCAATGCCCGAGAAG TATATCCGATGTGCTCAAAGTGATTATGGGTGCTACAATGTGACAGAGCCCCCGATTGATGCACCTAGAGATCCCATGTATAAATCAGAGAGGGAAGTCCTAAAG GTTTTCTTGACGAAACACTATAGGAATCGTCGCTACGGCGATCCAGAATTTATGCTGGATTTTGAAGAAATTTATGTAATTGACTCAAAAACAAGATCAATCTCGAGGGCTACAGTTATG GTGACGGTACCTGGTGGCAAAAGCCGGGATAGAAAGAAAGATTTACTCGTTGTTCGCGACAAAGGGAACACCTTCAAAATAATTTCTTCA GAAGAAAGAGACGACCCGACCACGGTTATAGAGAAGGAGGACTGGAACAAAACGAGGGACGAAATGGAAAAGCATCTCAGAAAGCTTCGCGACTTCAGTGTCTCAAATTGGTTCTAG